In Mammaliicoccus sp. Marseille-Q6498, the genomic stretch GTAAGTTTCATTATGGATATAAAGGTAAGATAGCCCTCTGACTGTTTCTACTCGATTAATCGGATGTGTTTTTTCTTCGTATAAACATGTCATGAATTTTTTGAAAGTAATATTTATACTTTCTTGAATATAATGTTCTATATAATGACGTTCGTATTTTTCTGAATGCGCAAATACCTCTTTAGTCCAACTCATCTTCTGTGACCTCCATGTATAAAGGGTTATTTATTTCTGTATATTGATAGTCGTAACCTTCAGCGTAAATTCTCATTTTTAGTAAAGATTTAATTTTAAAAGTCGGTTGTTCTAAAATGTTGATTTCTGGCGTATGAGATTCGTGATAAGACGTGATGATTTTTTGAATAATGTCGTAGCCTTCTTGAGCATCATATCCGTATGCCTCTAATACTTGAATTAATTGGAATAGGTGATTGTATAACACAGCATGTGAAAATACAGATAATAAATCAGCAAAATCTTCAGTAATTAATCCAGTTGACGCATCAATATCTATACCTTTGTCAAATAACCTTACACCACCAAAATCTCTAACATAAATCGCGATAGGCAGTCCGTTTTTAATGACTGTTGTACTATTTTGCATATGAGCTTCTAGACTAATACCTTCTTCTAATATTAATTTATAAGTCGCTTCCAATAAGTTGTGCGCATACTCTGTTAAGAATAGAGAAGCGGCTCTTTCAAAAGTCATTTCTTGCGTCTTCATAATGGTCTCAATACACTCTATCAATATATGTTTATTTGTAATAAAGCTTCTTGTGATTAAACTGCCACATACTAAATTATGACTACCCTCATGCTGAGGTAAGCGTGCCCTCAGCATAAAACTACATTTATTAGCGTGCTCATCTAAAGCGTTCAAGTATCCACCAGCTAAATCTTGTTGAATAAAGCTGTTGTTGTAACCACGAATACGATACACACGTTCAACAACTTCACTCAATATTAATCCGTTCTTAATAGACGCCGGAGAAACATTTCTAACAGCACTCGTCGCTTGAACGTTAACTGCTGTTTTCACAATGCAGTCTAGTTCTTCAGAATCTAACGTTCTAAATGATAATAGAGGACTACTTTCAATAGCTAAGTCATACAATGGGATAATTTGTTGGCGATCCAATAAATTTTTAAAATGTGGCACCATGAAATGTTCGAATTGCCATTCATGTATAAAAAGTATGGAATAATCATCATAATTAAGTTCATGTTGATGACAATAATTGATAATTTTTTGTTCAAACTTATCAATTTGATGCGTTTCATTTAATTGGACTTCTTGCACTAAATCAGATTCACACAAAACAGGAATAATTTTAACGGAATTCCTAAATTCAGGAGAATATTGAATAACATCATTTATATTAAAACCCAACTTCGTCTTCGTCATGGGGTGGAAAGGGTGACCTTCAGTAACACTTTGTTCAAAGAATGTATCTGATAAATTTTCACGTTCTACAAATTCAAATATATTTTCATATTGATCAGCATATTGAAGTTGATCATGTTCAAATTGAATATAACTCAATGTTAAATTACGAATAGAATCATTAATCTCCCTCATCATTCGTTCATCTTGGAAAATTAAATCTTTATCAATTTGTTCAAACTCAGCAAGTTGATTAATACGGTTGAACACTTCCTGCTGCGCCTTTTGGAAAAGACGATCGATATCTTTCTCTGCTATATCTTGAAAATGGTTATGTATATCTTCTGTAAATTCATTAAATAAAGTCTCCAAAAAATCAACTTCCTTTTCAATTTATTTATATTGTATTGAGAAACATTCTCAATTATAAATTGTTTGAGTCATTTGTCAATGAAATATATATTTAATAAATAATTATGATTAATTCAATAAAAAAGATATTACCTAGCAAAGTCTACACAAAAAAACTGCCAACATAAGGTTACTTTAAGTAACTTCGTTGGCAGTTTGATGTTTTTTCTTCAAGGTAAAAGCAACAATAAATGCTATACAAGCGACTACGATAGCGACAGTGTAAGAAACGTGAACACCGTGCGTCATACTTGCTACTTCTAGTGCTTTTTTATCAGTTATATTAGACTGGGCTACAAAGCTATTAGAAGCCATTGTCATAATACTTGTATATAACGCTGGGCCAATTGCGCCTGAAACTTGATTTGTCGTATTTGCGATTGCAGAACCGTGTGTATATAAATCTTTATCTAATTGGTTTAAAGATAATGTTTGAACTGGTGGAAGTGCAAAACCGAGTCCTAGACAGAATACTGCATAAAGTATCATGCCTGATAACAATGTTGTGTCTTCTGAAAGTCGCGTAAAGAAGAATAATATAAACAGCATTACGCCAAGTCCTGAAAGAACGATTGGTTTAAAACCAATTTTATCAAAAAGGTTTCCTGCTACAAATGAAGATAGTGCTAATACGACACTACCAGGTAACATAATAAATCCTGATTCTAAAGGTGAAAGTCCTCTAGCTATTTGGAAATATAAAGGTATGATAAGCATCATTGAAAATTGTAATGTCATAATAAGTAACATTAAAATCATAGATCTAGAAAATACAGAAGATTTAAATGGTGCCATTTTGAGAATTGGCGCTTTAAGTTTCGTTTGTCTACGTACAAACCAAGTCAGCGCGATAACGCCAACAGCTAGTCCAACCCAAACAAGCGGATTACCCCAACCAGATCCTTCTCCGGCAGTGCTAAACCCAAACACAATACCTCCGAAACCGAGTGTTGATAATATAATAGAAAATACATCAATTTGTGTTTCTTTTTGTTCAGTGATATTAATTAATTTTAAAATACCTGTAATTAATGTGATAACACCTAAAATCATAATGATAATAAAAATGAGTCTCCATGAAGAAATGTTAATCGCAATACCAGAAATAACTGGTCCTATTGCTGGAGCAAATAAGATAACTAAAGTATAGAAGCCAATAATTGTTCCTCTTTTATTAATAGGTGTAACAATTAAAATGATATTCATAATTAAAGGCATGATAATACCTGTACCTACAGCTTGTATCAATCTACCTGATAATAAAATAGCGAATGTTGGTGATAAAAATGCAATCAATGATCCTATAGTATAGAAAGTCATAGCACTAATAAATAACTGTCTCAATGTGAATCTTTCCATAAGATATGCTGAAACAGGGATAGATACACCTATAACAAGCATGTAACCGGTAGTTAACCATTGTGCAGTACTAGTCGTAACACCAAAATCATTCATAATATTTGGTAAAGCTACGTTCATAACAGTTTCACTTACAATACATAAAAAATTGGCTATCATAAATATGATGATGATGGTCCAATTCTGTTTACTAATACTTCCTTGCGGTTGTTCCATAATAAAATGATTCCTCCTATCTTTATTTACTGTTTGTAATCAATTTATAAAGTGAATCTGCTACTACTTTCATTGGTTGAAAGTCTTTAGTCGTGATAGAAAGTATAAACGCACCTTCAATAGAAGATTGTATCGTTATACTCAATGACTTCGCCGTTTCTTCATCAAAACCACTTGCGATCAATTTGTCATAGTATAATTCCTGCCATTTCAAATAAACGTCTAAACACGCTTTTCTCAAAGTATCATTTGAAGACCAAACCTCACTAGACAATGACACTAAAGAAATGTTCGTATGATTTGAATGATAATAATCTAGCAATTCAATTGAATGATTACCTAATTCGTTAATGTGATTATAAATAGCTAAAGCAGCATCATCTTCTTTAGAAAAATGATCTTGTATAAATTCCTCTCTCATCTTGCCCGTTTGCTCAATTGCCTCTAAAGCCAATTGTTCTTTACCATTAGGAAAATAATGATAAATTGTGCCTTTTTGAGTTTGAGTATTTTTCATAATTTGAGACAAACTCGTACCGTAATAACCTTGCTTACGGAATAACTCTGCCGTTTCTTTTAAAATAAATGCCCTCTTCTCGTTATTCATTAGACAACTCCTTTATTACTACTTGACCAATCAGTCAAATAAATTTAACACAGAGAAAATGACAATTCAATAAAGAAAACTGAGGAGAGAAATAATAGAACGATGTATTGAAAAAATAATGGAATTTTTTTGAAAAAAGTAATTGTAAATTAATAGGAGATATTTTATAATATAATTGAAAAAAGAGGAGAGTCCATGCCGTCAAGTTGGAGCCAAAAAAGTTGGAGAGTCCATGCCGTCAAGTTGGAGCTAAAAAAGAGGAGAGTCCATGCCGTTAAGTTGGAGCTAAAAAAGAGGAGAGTCCATGCCGTTAAGTTGGAGCCAAAAAAGTTATGAAGAGTAGTCAT encodes the following:
- a CDS encoding IucA/IucC family protein, whose protein sequence is METLFNEFTEDIHNHFQDIAEKDIDRLFQKAQQEVFNRINQLAEFEQIDKDLIFQDERMMREINDSIRNLTLSYIQFEHDQLQYADQYENIFEFVERENLSDTFFEQSVTEGHPFHPMTKTKLGFNINDVIQYSPEFRNSVKIIPVLCESDLVQEVQLNETHQIDKFEQKIINYCHQHELNYDDYSILFIHEWQFEHFMVPHFKNLLDRQQIIPLYDLAIESSPLLSFRTLDSEELDCIVKTAVNVQATSAVRNVSPASIKNGLILSEVVERVYRIRGYNNSFIQQDLAGGYLNALDEHANKCSFMLRARLPQHEGSHNLVCGSLITRSFITNKHILIECIETIMKTQEMTFERAASLFLTEYAHNLLEATYKLILEEGISLEAHMQNSTTVIKNGLPIAIYVRDFGGVRLFDKGIDIDASTGLITEDFADLLSVFSHAVLYNHLFQLIQVLEAYGYDAQEGYDIIQKIITSYHESHTPEINILEQPTFKIKSLLKMRIYAEGYDYQYTEINNPLYMEVTEDELD
- a CDS encoding TetR/AcrR family transcriptional regulator, whose protein sequence is MNNEKRAFILKETAELFRKQGYYGTSLSQIMKNTQTQKGTIYHYFPNGKEQLALEAIEQTGKMREEFIQDHFSKEDDAALAIYNHINELGNHSIELLDYYHSNHTNISLVSLSSEVWSSNDTLRKACLDVYLKWQELYYDKLIASGFDEETAKSLSITIQSSIEGAFILSITTKDFQPMKVVADSLYKLITNSK
- a CDS encoding MDR family MFS transporter, coding for MEQPQGSISKQNWTIIIIFMIANFLCIVSETVMNVALPNIMNDFGVTTSTAQWLTTGYMLVIGVSIPVSAYLMERFTLRQLFISAMTFYTIGSLIAFLSPTFAILLSGRLIQAVGTGIIMPLIMNIILIVTPINKRGTIIGFYTLVILFAPAIGPVISGIAINISSWRLIFIIIMILGVITLITGILKLINITEQKETQIDVFSIILSTLGFGGIVFGFSTAGEGSGWGNPLVWVGLAVGVIALTWFVRRQTKLKAPILKMAPFKSSVFSRSMILMLLIMTLQFSMMLIIPLYFQIARGLSPLESGFIMLPGSVVLALSSFVAGNLFDKIGFKPIVLSGLGVMLFILFFFTRLSEDTTLLSGMILYAVFCLGLGFALPPVQTLSLNQLDKDLYTHGSAIANTTNQVSGAIGPALYTSIMTMASNSFVAQSNITDKKALEVASMTHGVHVSYTVAIVVACIAFIVAFTLKKKHQTANEVT